ACGTTGTCGTGGACGAGCTTGCCGTTCCACACCACGCTGACGCGGGCGTCCTCGGTCTTCTTCCCGTCGGCGCCGAAGCGGGCGGCCCGGAACGTGATCTCGTACGTCTGCCAAGTCTCCGGCGCCGTCGAGGCGTTGTGGTCCGCCGCCTTCTTGGTGTAGATCGCCGCCGCCTCGTTGTTGGCGAGCTTCTCGACACCGAACGAGTCCAGGATCTGGATCTCGTACCGCTCCTGGAGGTAGACACCGCTGTTCCCGCGGTTCTGGCCGGTCACGTCCGGTGGCAGCTTCGGCACCCGGAACTCGACATGCAGCTTGAAGTCCTTGAACGCCTGCTTGGTGCGGATGTCGCCGCAGCAGACCTCCATCGCTCCCTCGTCGGTCAACGGCCACCGGACGTCGGTGCCGTTGGTGTGCTGCCACTGCGACTGGTCCTTCCCGTTAAACAGCGTGACGCGGCTGTCCTTGGGATGGACGGTGATCAGGTCGAGATTGACATGGCCGGTGTCGCCCTCGTCGTACCGGTACGCGATGGTGTTGGCCCCGCGGCTCAGCGGCAGCGTCTCGGTCACCGTCGCCCAGCCGTCCCACTTGCCGGTACTGGGCAGGGTCACCTGCTTCATCTTGCGGCCGTTGAGATAGAGGCTGATCGTCTTGTCGCCGACGAACGGGTTCGGGCCGTTGGCGTACCGCAGCCCGACGTCGTACTTGCCCGCCTTGGTCGTCGTCACGTCGAACGTGGTGGTGGCGCCCTGCGTCCCGTAGCTGTCGACGAAGCCGCCGCCCGAGTGGCCCGCGTGCTCGGTGTCGACCCGCGCGCCGCCGGTCAGCGCCGCCTCCTCCGCCTCGTACAGCGTCTTGGCCGGCTCCGCACCGACCAGCGAGTTGAGGGTGTACCAGGCTTCGGTGCTCCACAGCGTCTCGCCGCCCTCGGCGCTGAACGGCCGCGGCGAGCGCACGTGCACCACCCGGTTGGACTTGAGACCGTCGATCGCGAGGGTGACCTTCTTGCCGTCGGCCGACACCGTGGCCGACTGGACCTTCAGCGTCTCCTCGTCGATCTTCGGACCGCCGTAGTCCGGCGTCGCGGCGTAGTACCACTGCTTGACCTCGTAGCGGTCGACCAGTTCGGCGACGGTCTCGGCCGAGAGCGGCTTGGTGTACTCCAGCTCGAAGCCGCCCTGCTTCGCCCGCATCGCCAGAATGTCGAAGGCGTCCTTGCCGTTGGGCGTCAACTTCTGGAGACCGTACGAGAGTTTGCCCTCCTGGCCCCAGTTGCCGCCGGCGCCCAGACCGCCGGCGTAGATCGCGCCGTCCGGGCCCATGCTGATCCGGTTGACACCGGCTTCCAGCCCCTGGGTCATCCGGAAGACCGCGCCCTGGTACTCGCCCTTGACCTTTTCCAGATACCCGCGCTGAATGCCGCCGTACGTGACGTCGCCGAAGATCATCTGCCCGGCGAACGGGCCTTCCTTCAACAGCAGCGGTGTGCTGGGGGAGTTGGCGATCTCGTTCTGCGGCAGCCACAGCACCGGCTTGGTGACCGGCTTGGCGTCGAACGGCCCGGCCGGGTTGGTGTAGTGGTTGAAGAAGCGGTCCTGCTTGATGTGGACCAGCTTCGACGAGGGCAGCCAGCCGCCCTGGTTGTCGGTCACGAAGATGTCGCCCTCGGGGCCCCAGCCGATTCCGTTGGGGGTACGCAGACCACCGGCGATGTAACTGACCTCGCCCGTCTCCTTGTTCACCTTGATCGTGGAGCCGCGGTTCTTCGCGGGCTGCGGATTCGTCGTCGCGCCGCCCTGGTTGATCGCGACCGACAGGTTCAGATAGAAGAAGCCGTCCTGGTAGAGCAGCCCGAACGCGAACTCGTGGAAGTTCCCGCCGTACGGCCAGGTGGCGACCTTCCGGTAGGTGTCGGTGACGTCGTCCCCGTTCGTGTCCTGGAGCTCCGTCAACTCGTTCTTCTGCGACACGTACAGCGAACCGTCGACGTACTTGATGCCCTGGGGCTCCTTGAGGCCCTCGGCCACCTTCTTGGCCTTGACCTTGTCGGGGCCCGTGCTGCCCGTGACGTCGCTGAGGAGGTAGACCTCGCCCGTCACGTTGTCGGTCCCGCCCCAGGTGGTGACGGCCAGCCGGCCGTCGGGCAGCCAGTCCATGGCGGTGACCTGCGGCTCGAACCCGCTCGGCCGGAGGTCGGTCAGCGTGTACCCGGGGTGCACGCCGTTCAGGGGCAGCCCGTCGCCGGGGGAGTCCCTGACCCCCTCGCATTCCTTGCGGCCCGGCGCCGTCACGCGTACGACACCGGCGTCCGTGCTGAGAACGGAGTTGGGTACGACGGTGAAGCCGGAGGCGCCCGGCGGCTGCCACGCGAGGGTGATGTTCTGGCCGCCGGTGCGGTCGAAGTGATCGATACGCAGGGAGTGGTAACCGGCCGTCAGCGTGACCGTGCCGTCCTTCGGCTCGGCGCCGTGCAGACCGTCGTGGTCGATGACGACCTGATCGTCGATCAGCAGCCGCGAACCGTCGTCGCTGGTCAGCCGGAAGGCGTACGAACCGTCCTGCGGAACGTCGATGTTGCCGATGACCTGCGACACGAAGTTGTCGCCGATCCCGCCGAAGTCGGCGGTCGACGACCAGTCGATCGTGGGCATCAACTTGTCGACGTTCGGGGTCTGTCCGGGTTTGAGAACGCAGATCTTGTCCAGCGGTACCTGCACGTCGAACACGCGCAGTGTGACCCCCGGCTCCTGCGGCGGCACTTCACGGGTGACGGGATCGGCGGCGACGGGATCCGCGGCGGTGGCCGGGGTCGTCATGAGGCCGGTGGCGAGGAACGAGACGGCGAGCAGACTGAGCAGAGATCTGCGCAGGCGGCGGCCCGGTCTTTGATCCATTCTTCCTCCTGGCACTTCGCGCACCGGGAAGAAAGAACACCCTGGCCCCGGGGCGGAGTTCACCGCGGGGCAAGCCCTTCGAACCGGATACGGAGGTCTGGCAACGGATGCGGATGCTGGTTCGTACGTGGCGTTCTGTCGGCTCAGCGGCTCGACCGGTGGCCTGTCTCGTACACCACCGGTCGACGTAGAGCGAAAGACTAGAGACTTCTGTCGAGACCGTCCATACTTTGTCACGTACCAGTAGAAAGTCCTCCGGGGCTCCCCGCTGCCCCGCAGGTCAGCCCGCCCGGTGCCCGAGCCGTACCGACAGTGCTTCCGCGCCCTTCGCGGCCAGTTGGGCCAGTTCCTCCTCGCGGATCTCCGTCCAGCGGATCATCGGAACGGAGATCGAGAGCGCGGCCACGACCTGGCCCCGCCTGTCACGGACCGGAGCGGCCACACAGCTCACATCCGAGTTGGACTCCCGGTGCTCCACTGCGATGCCGCGCCGTCTGATGCCGGCGAGCGCCGTCCGCAGAACGGCCACGTCGGTGATGCTGTTGTCGGTCATGGCGGTGAGTTCGGCGCCGGTGAGCCGGGCGTCGAGTTCCGGCTCCGGGAGCGAGGCGAGCAGCATCTTGCCGACCGAGGTGCAGTGCGCGGGCAGCCGGCGGCCCGCGGCCGACACCATGCGGACCGTGTGCGTGGAGTCCACCTTCGCGATGTAGATGACATCGAGGTCTTCGAGGATCGCGACATGCACGGTCTCGTCGCAGGTCTCCGCGATGTCCGTGGCGATCTGCCGGCCCTCGGCGGCGAGATCGAGCTGTTCCGCGTACCGGCTGCCGAGCTGGTAGGCGCGTACGCCGAGGCGGTAGCGACCGGGCTGCTCGGGGATCGCCTCCAGATACGAGCGGGCGGCGAGGGTGGTGAGCAGTTCGTGCACGGTGGTGCGCGGCAGCCCCAGCCGGCGGATGACATCCGGCGCGGAGAGTTTCCCGTCGCCCTCCAGGAACAGTTCGAGAATGTCGAACGCCCGCGTCACCGCGGGGACCAGCCGTCCCATGCCCACCCCACCCTTCTGTTCGATACTTCGGCCATTGATCGGAATGACGAACGAAGATTAGTCGCTGCACGCCCCATTGACACCCCCCGTCCGGCTGTTTACGGTCACGCCAGCATTTCGAACGCGTGACGAAATATCGAACAGCGGCGACCGGCCGGCATATCGAACAACCTCTAGGGGTACCGCAGTGCGCATCACGGGAATCAGCACCCATGTCGTCGGCACACCCTGGCGTAATCTCACCTACGTCCTGGTCCACACCGACGAGGGGCTGACCGGCGTCGGCGAGACACGGATGCTCGGCAGGACCGACGCGCTGGTGGGATATCTGCGCGAGGCCGAGACCAACCACATCGCGGGTTCCGACCCGTTCGCCGTCGAGGACCTGGTCCGCCGGATGAAGTACGGCGACTTCGGGCGGGCCGGCGAGATCGTGATGTCGGGCATCGCCGTGGTGGAGATGGCCTGCTGGGACATCAAGGGCAAGGCCCTCGGCGTCCCGGTGTGGCAGCTGCTCGGCGGAAAGGTCACCGACCGCGTCAAGGCGTACGCGAACGGCTGGTACACCACCGAGCGCACTCCCGAGGCGTACCACCAGGCCGCCGAGGCGGTCGTGGCCCGCGGCTACCGCGCCCTGAAGATCGACCCGTTCGGTACCGGCCACTACGAGCTGGACCGGGCCGGGACCCGCTACGCGGTGTCGCTG
The nucleotide sequence above comes from Streptomyces sp. NBC_01716. Encoded proteins:
- a CDS encoding family 16 glycoside hydrolase — its product is MDQRPGRRLRRSLLSLLAVSFLATGLMTTPATAADPVAADPVTREVPPQEPGVTLRVFDVQVPLDKICVLKPGQTPNVDKLMPTIDWSSTADFGGIGDNFVSQVIGNIDVPQDGSYAFRLTSDDGSRLLIDDQVVIDHDGLHGAEPKDGTVTLTAGYHSLRIDHFDRTGGQNITLAWQPPGASGFTVVPNSVLSTDAGVVRVTAPGRKECEGVRDSPGDGLPLNGVHPGYTLTDLRPSGFEPQVTAMDWLPDGRLAVTTWGGTDNVTGEVYLLSDVTGSTGPDKVKAKKVAEGLKEPQGIKYVDGSLYVSQKNELTELQDTNGDDVTDTYRKVATWPYGGNFHEFAFGLLYQDGFFYLNLSVAINQGGATTNPQPAKNRGSTIKVNKETGEVSYIAGGLRTPNGIGWGPEGDIFVTDNQGGWLPSSKLVHIKQDRFFNHYTNPAGPFDAKPVTKPVLWLPQNEIANSPSTPLLLKEGPFAGQMIFGDVTYGGIQRGYLEKVKGEYQGAVFRMTQGLEAGVNRISMGPDGAIYAGGLGAGGNWGQEGKLSYGLQKLTPNGKDAFDILAMRAKQGGFELEYTKPLSAETVAELVDRYEVKQWYYAATPDYGGPKIDEETLKVQSATVSADGKKVTLAIDGLKSNRVVHVRSPRPFSAEGGETLWSTEAWYTLNSLVGAEPAKTLYEAEEAALTGGARVDTEHAGHSGGGFVDSYGTQGATTTFDVTTTKAGKYDVGLRYANGPNPFVGDKTISLYLNGRKMKQVTLPSTGKWDGWATVTETLPLSRGANTIAYRYDEGDTGHVNLDLITVHPKDSRVTLFNGKDQSQWQHTNGTDVRWPLTDEGAMEVCCGDIRTKQAFKDFKLHVEFRVPKLPPDVTGQNRGNSGVYLQERYEIQILDSFGVEKLANNEAAAIYTKKAADHNASTAPETWQTYEITFRAARFGADGKKTEDARVSVVWNGKLVHDNVAVDGPTGNGAPETTATGAIRLQDHGNKVRYRNIWIEPQA
- a CDS encoding IclR family transcriptional regulator, which encodes MGRLVPAVTRAFDILELFLEGDGKLSAPDVIRRLGLPRTTVHELLTTLAARSYLEAIPEQPGRYRLGVRAYQLGSRYAEQLDLAAEGRQIATDIAETCDETVHVAILEDLDVIYIAKVDSTHTVRMVSAAGRRLPAHCTSVGKMLLASLPEPELDARLTGAELTAMTDNSITDVAVLRTALAGIRRRGIAVEHRESNSDVSCVAAPVRDRRGQVVAALSISVPMIRWTEIREEELAQLAAKGAEALSVRLGHRAG